One Phaseolus vulgaris cultivar G19833 chromosome 2, P. vulgaris v2.0, whole genome shotgun sequence DNA window includes the following coding sequences:
- the LOC137810345 gene encoding growth-regulating factor 4-like: MNKSGGGEMSKWPFTVSQWQELEHQALIYKYMVAGLPVPPDLVIPIQNSFHSISQTFLHHPSSAMSYCSFYGKKVDPEPGRCRRTDGKKWRCSKEAYPDSKYCERHMHRGRNRSRKPVESQTMTQSSSSTVTSLTVNAGSSSSNATGDFQNLTTTNTYGNPQGTGSGTDQTHYDLESIPYGIPSKEYRYFQGSKGDGGEHSLSSKTFGSNNKVDASLMPMGVASFLRSSNNSMLQGDYQQQPSFLCSEYGSGETMKQEGQSLQPFFDEWPKSRESWCSLQDERSNHTNFSTTQLSISIPMSSSNFSTTSSQSPHGEI, from the exons ATGAATAAGAGTGGGGGAGGAGAGATGAGTAAGTGGCCCTTCACAGTGTCTCAGTGGCAGGAACTGGAACATCaagctttgatttacaaatacATGGTGGCGGGTCTTCCTGTGCCTCCTGATCTCGTCATTCCCATTCAGAACAGCTTCCATTCCATTTCCCAAACCTTCTTGCACCATCCCTCCTCTGCCA TGAGTTATTGTTCCTTCTATGGAAAGAAGGTGGACCCAGAGCCAGGAAGATGCAGGAGGACTGATGGCAAAAAGTGGAGGTGCTCCAAGGAAGCCTACCCAGACTCCAAGTACTGTGAGCGACACATGCACCGTGGCCGCAATCGTTCAAGAAAGCCTGTGGAATCACAAACTATGACACAGTCATCATCATCCACTGTGACATCATTGACAGTAAATGctggcagcagcagcagcaatgCAACTGGAGATTTCCAGAACCTTACTACCACAAATACATATGGTAATCCCCAAGGCACTGGCTCTGGAACAGACCAAACCCACTATGATCTGGAATCCATTCCCTATGGGATCCCAAGTAAAGAATACAG GTATTTTCAAGGATCAAAAGGTGATGGTGGTGAACATAGTTTGTCATCCAAAACTTTTGGAAGCAACAACAAGGTGGATGCCTCTTTGATGCCAATGGGAGTAGCCTCATTCTTGAGATCAAGTAATAATTCCATGTTGCAGGGAGATTATCAGCAGCAACCTTCTTTCTTATGTAGTGAATATGGCTCAGGAGAAACTATGAAGCAAGAGGGTCAGTCCCTTCAACCTTTCTTTGATGAATGGCCTAAAAGCAGGGAATCATGGTGTAGTCTGCAAGATGAGAGATCCAATCACACAAATTTCTCCACCACTCAACTCTCAATATCCATTCCTatgtcatcatcaaatttctctACAACTAGCTCTCAATCCCCACATGGTGAGATTTAA
- the LOC137810344 gene encoding ASI1-immunoprecipitated protein 2-like — MTQNTDMRIESGTCNVCSAPCSSCMHLNHALTGSKAEEFSDENCRIGEAIDQYSMDEDNAYSLRSRACESNTVSEASNMQSVNSSHDALSENAKSRQIIPNKYQDSKHLEGHDDNTSCISRASDTNSVNVSHQKNEERIIMHVERDSCSRVSEKLSECTIENFSSSCTKEREPVVSGEKCIVVKDGLIESTSNISLKVCPKLEADTEVCEANNEDPKCSVQDGQCEKAAQLVRSSAKQETQSEDESDESDVVEHDVKVCDICGDAGREDLLAICSRCSDGAEHTYCMREMLEKVPEGDWLCEECKDAEENENKKPDVEDKKIVEVSSTSQVSGKRLSDNIEVAPAAKRQALESSTGSPKTSSPKRLVPLSRESSFKTLNKSKVKTGLPIPSRNNSGGSDTETARSPSIGPRGQTPKGTLLKSNSFNNVNSKPRVKLVDEVVPPKSKGGNEHASKNMEMPARMTGKSTLFKSQSLGRTNATESKVKMLSPKSAAMQDLKGSRHLKESGALDRKFPSRIDRPVVSSVVSSPKGDQRLTPRAESSKPSAVNNNREVKVIQDGKASALSRSMSSINRKSLEPQIISERTSTRVDEAQQDVLPRTRETANQIEKSRDSSSDRVRPVVPTSSKGPFCQKCKEFGHAIECCTAGTTQESGAEISVTTSSSSKDEMHKGNILKAAIQAALLRRPEIYKKKEVSNQTDEVSTSGTDLNCEVTSNDPILVSSTPKNSMSVEETPEQQEILENSTSDSSKCSSANDFKQLKSCPTDFRSQPGKLGSICLAAGKPVVRDMSDKAMTLSILPSKTLAFPEYEYIWQGVFEVHRNGKPPDLYTGLQAHLSSCASPKVLGAVNKFLPKVSFNEASRTSLWPSQFHHGGVSEDNIALYFFASDVESYEKHYKGLLDRMIRNDLALKGNFEDVELLIFPSNQLPENSQRWNMLFFLWGIFRGRKMNHSDSTKKICIPSLNGMPVEEKSSSVVLMVPETHCLPKCKDEETVDRYRACNALVPSTSTDQHPTTRCRNVDVNDQRHLDLQVNIEKLDGRIGSKWVPTSTTLLCQDMNSTDSSLKASVAEQGQCKDSKPPEAMGKSASSSIVETKTDSDVFVKEEKTLSVIPSEEAAACNITKDTISEKINTDEDQQRPKERQKGHRHYNIDLEANIDDEETGYASDLSKDKNSITSIGSEDKKGPMGKQKNDHYIDLEVTLEEEGTDFVNNICEDKISEKMDVEEDGQFPKRKRKDDHYIDLEATFQGDPSAEGINCQIPNDKVKHVDLSDTIMQGSSVSCQKMPWTQGNVKLEHTESSDKKLKTCFSGIYGSGGRDSFNDSITSLGNDLGSGSSVEDKGCVEACDEKIIREDLGTMERTFFPVGTHNISNSVSVLNSLSTKGVVGEYDKGFQDGIPNLELALGGKTKALPTPSAPKGMLPFLVGPVERQNNRPESLGEVQEDDGVAASLSLSLSFPSPNKEHIKPAELLPDGQRMNNSFFLFGRK; from the exons ATGACTCAGAACACTGATATGAGAATTGAATCGGGAACTTGCAATGTGTGTTCTGCTCCTTGTTCATCTTGCATGCATCTCAATCATGCTCTCACGGGGTCAAAGGCTGAAGAGTTTTCTGATGAAAACTGTCGCATAGGAGAGGCTATTGATCAGTACTCTATGGATGAGGACAATGCATACTCTCTCAGGAGCAGAGCTTGTGAAAGCAACACTGTCAGTGAAGCAAGTAATATGCAGAGTGTTAATTCAAGTCATGACGCACTGTCTGAAAATGCCAAGAGTAGACAGATCATTCCGAATAAGTATCAGGATTCCAAGCATTTAGAAGGTCATGATGACAACACTTCTTGTATTAGTAGAGCCAGTGATACTAATTCAGTGAATGTTAGCCATCAAAAGAATGAAGAGCGAATAATAATGCATGTGGAGAGGGATTCATGTTCTCGTGTGTCAGAGAAATTGTCTGAATGCACCATTGAGAATTTTAGTTCATCATGTACCAAAGAGAGGGAACCTGTTGTTTCTGGTGAGAAATGTATTGTGGTTAAGGATGGTCTTATTGAGAGTACTTCCAACATTTCACTAAAAGTATGCCCAAAGTTAGAAGCAGATACTGAGGTATGTGAAGCTAACAATGAAGATCCTAAATGTTCAGTTCAAGATGGACAGTGCGAGAAAGCTGCACAGCTGGTTAGATCGTCTGCGAAGCAGGAAACTCAATCTGAAGATGAGAGTGATGAATCAGATGTTGTGGAACATGAT GTAAAGGTGTGTGACATCTGTGGAGATGCTGGTCGGGAGGATCTACTTGCTATATGTAGTAGGTGCAGTGACGGTGCAGAGCACAC CTACTGCATGCGAGAAATGCTTGAGAAAGTCCCTGAAGGGGATTGGTTGTGTGAAGAATGCAAAGACGCAGAggagaatgaaaataaaaaaccgG ATGTTGAAGACAAGAAAATTGTTGAAGTTAGTTCAACCTCACAAGTTTCTGGCAAAAGACTTTCTGATAACATTGAAGTAGCTCCAGCAGCAAAAAGACAAGCTCTTGAATCAAGCACAGGGTCACCAAAGACGTCAAGCCCCAAGAGATTAGTTCCACTGTCCCGAGAATCTTCATTTAAGACCTTAAATAAATCTAAGGTGAAGACTGGTCTTCCGATACCTAGTCGAAACAACTCTGGTGGTAGTGACACTGAGACTGCTCGCTCTCCTTCCATTGGTCCCCGGGGTCAAACTCCAAAGG GTACGTTATTGAAATCTAATTCATTCAACAATGTAAATTCCAAGCCAAGAGTCAAACTTGTTGATGAAGTTGTTCCCCCAAAATCAAAAGGGGGTAATGAACATGCTTCAAAGAACATGGAGATGCCTGCTCGGATGACTGGCAAATCGACATTATTCAAATCTCAAAGTTTGGGGCGAACAAATGCAACTGAATCAAAAGTTAAAATGCTTTCACCCAAGTCTGCAGCTATGCAGGATTTGAAAGGATCTAGACATTTAAAAGAATCAGGTGCACTTGACAGGAAATTTCCATCTAGGATTGATCGGCCTGTGGTTAGTTCTGTTGTTTCCAGTCCTAAGGGTGATCAAAGGCTCACACCTCGTGCTGAATCCAGTAAACCTTCCGCAGTGAACAACAATCGAGAGGTGAAGGTTATTCAGGATGGAAAAGCAAGTGCATTATCAAGGTCAATGAGCAGCATAAACCGGAAAAGTTTGGAGCCTCAAATTATTTCAG AGAGAACATCAACCCGTGTTGATGAAGCTCAACAGGATGTGCTGCCTCGAACACGGGAGACAGCTAATCAGATTGAGAAAAGCAGAGATAGTTCTAGTGACCGTGTAAGGCCAGTTGTTCCTACTTCTTCAAAAGGTCCATTCTGTCAAAAGTGTAAGGAATTTGGCCATGCTATCGAATGTTGCACCGCTGGCACTACACAAGAATCTGGTGCTGAAATATCTGTAACTACATCAAGTAGTTCAAAAGATGAGATGCATAAAGGCAATATATTGAAAGCTGCTATCCAGGCTGCTTTACTTAGAAGACCTGAAATTTACAAAAAGAAAGAAGTATCTAACCAAACCGATGAAGTTTCTACCTCAGGCACAGATTTGAATTGTGAAGTGACTTCAAATGACCCCATCTTGGTTTCCAGCACACCGAAGAATAGTATGTCTGTTGAAGAAACCCCTGAACAACAGGAAATCCTTGAGAACTCTACCTCAGATTCTTCCAAATGTTCATCTGCCAATGATTTTAAGCAACTCAAGTCTTGTCCGACTGATTTTCGATCCCAACCAGGAAAGTTAGGTTCCATTTGTCTTGCAGCTGGAAAACCTGTAGTGAGAGACATGTCTGATAAAGCCATGACATTGTCGATTCTTCCTTCGAAGACGTTGGCCTTTCCTGAATACGAATACATCTGGCA GGGTGTCTTTGAAGTGCATAGAAATGGAAAGCCTCCTGATTTATATACTGGACTTCAGGCGCATTTATCCTCTTGTGCTTCTCCTAAGGTTCTTGGTGCAGTGAACAAGTTTCTACCTAAGGTTTCTTTCAATGAAGCTTCTCGCACGAGCTTGTGGCCTTCACAATTTCATCATGGTGGTGTTAGTGAAGATAATATAGCTCTATACTTCTTTGCCAGTGATGTTGAAAG TTATGAGAAACACTACAAGGGTCTTTTGGATCGCATGATTAGAAATGATTTAGCACTTAAAGGAAACTTTGAGGATGTTGAACTGCTGATATTCCCTTCCAACCAGCTTCCTGAAAATTCACAGC GCTGGAATATGTTGTTTTTCTTATGGGGCATATTTAGGGGAAGGAAGATGAATCATTCAGATTCTACAAAAAAGATTTGTATTCCCAGTTTGAATGGAATGCCGGTTGAGGAGAAATCTTCCTCTGTTGTTTTGATGGTACCTGAGACACACTGTTTGCCAAAGTGCAAGGATGAAGAAACAGTTGATCGGTATAGAGCATGCAATGCACTTGTCCCGTCCACATCCACAGACCAACATCCAACCACCAGATGTAGGAATGTTGATGTCAACGACCAGAGACATTTGGATTTACAAGTAAACATAGAGAAGCTAGATGGTAGGATTGGATCAAAATGGGTTCCAACCAGCACAACTCTGTTATGTCAAGATATGAACTCCACTGATTCGTCCCTG AAAGCTAGTGTAGCTGAACAGGGACAGTGCAAAGACTCTAAACCTCCTGAAGCTATGGGAAAAAGTGCTAGCAGCAGTATTGTGGAAACAAAAACTGATTCTGATGTTTTTGTCAAAGAAGAGAAAACGTTGTCTGTGATTCCTTCTGAAGAAGCTGCCGCTTGCAATATTACTAAGGATACAATTTCTGAGAAAATAAACACTGATGAAGACCAGCAAAGGCCTAAGGAGAGACAAAAAGGGCATCGTCACTACAATATTGATTTGGAGGCAAATATTGACGATGAAGAAACAGGTTATGCAAGCGATTTAAGTAAGGATAAAAACTCAATAACAAGTATTGGTAGTGAAGATAAGAAAGGGCCTATGGGGAAACAGAAAAATGATCATTATATTGACTTAGAGGTAACACTTGAGGAGGAAGGAACAGATTTTGTAAACAATATATGTGAggataaaatttcagaaaaaatgGATGTTGAAGAAGATGGGCAATTTCCCAAGAGGAAACGGAAAGATGATCACTATATTGACTTGGAGGCAACTTTTCAGGGAGACCCAAGTGCAGAAGGGATCAACTGTCAGATACCTAATGATAAAGTTAAACATGTAGATCTTTCTGACACAATCATGCAGGGTTCTTCTGTCAGTTGTCAGAAAATGCCATGGACTCAAGGAAATGTCAAGTTAGAACACACAGAAAGTTCTGACAAGAAGCTTAAGACATGTTTCTCTGGGATCTATGGTTCTGGAGGTAGAGACTCTTTTAATGACAGTATTACATCTCTTGGAAATGATCTTGGTTCCGGTTCTTCAGTTGAGGACAAGGGATGTGTGGAAGCTTGTGATGAGAAAATTATCAGGGAGGACTTAGGAACAATGGAAAGAACCTTCTTTCCAGTGGGCACACACAACATTAGCAACTCAGTATCTGTGCTGAATAGCTTGTCAACCAAAGGGGTTGTTGGTGAGTATGATAAAGGATTCCAAGATGGGATTCCCAATCTAGAGCTCGCTTTAGGGGGCAAAACAAAAGCACTTCCCACACCATCTGCGCCAAAGGGTATGCTGCCCTTCTTAGTAGGGCCAGTGGAGAGGCAAAATAACCGCCCAGAAAGTTTGGGAGAAGTGCAGGAGGATGATGGTGTTGCTGCATCACTTTCCCTCTCTCTGTCCTTTCCATCTCCAAACAAGGAACACATAAAACCTGCAGAGCTTTTACCTGATGGGCAGCGTATGAACAACTCGTTTTTCCTTTTTGGGAGAAAATAA
- the LOC137810346 gene encoding protein CDI, which translates to MSLSNGNGKNEAPLAETVKNENKAFKIFVGYDPSEDLAFEVCRHSILKRSSIPVEIIPIKQSDLRKKGLYWRERGQFESTEFSFSRFLTPCLANYQGWAMFVDCDFLYLADIKELRDLIEEKYAIMCVQHDYAPKETTKMDGAVQTVYPRKNWSSMVLYNCGHPKNRVLTPDTVNTQTGAFLHRFQWLEDDEIGSIPFVWNFLEGHNKTVEKDPLTLPKAIHYTRGGPWFEAWKNCEFADLWVNEKEDYQKQLKKESAN; encoded by the coding sequence ATGAGTTTGAGTAATGGTAATGGTAAGAATGAAGCACCATTGGCTGAAACTGTGAAGAATGAGAACAAGGCCTTCAAGATCTTTGTTGGATATGACCCGAGTGAAGATCTTGCGTTTGAGGTGTGTCGGCACTCCATCTTGAAAAGGTCTTCAATTCCTGTTGAGATCATACCGATTAAGCAGTCAGATCTGAGAAAGAAGGGTTTGTATTGGCGTGAGAGGGGTCAGTTTGAGAGCACTGAGTTCTCCTTTTCTAGATTCTTGACACCTTGCCTTGCCAATTATCAAGGCTGGGCCATGTTTGTGGATTGTGATTTTCTCTACTTGGCTGATATCAAGGAACTCAGAGATTTGATTGAGGAGAAGTATGCTATCATGTGTGTTCAGCATGATTATGCTCCAAAGGAGACTACTAAGATGGATGGGGCAGTGCAAACTGTGTATCCAAGAAAGAATTGGTCTTCAATGGTTCTCTATAACTGTGGTCATCCAAAGAACAGAGTTCTCACTCCTGACACTGTCAACACACAGACAGGTGCTTTTCTTCACAGGTTTCAATGGCTGGAGGATGATGAAATTGGATCCATTCCCTTTGTTTGGAACTTTCTCGAGGGACATAACAAGACTGTTGAAAAGGATCCCCTTACTTTGCCCAAGGCCATTCATTATACTCGTGGAGGGCCATGGTTTGAAGCTTGGAAAAACTGTGAATTTGCTGATCTCTGGGTCAATGAGAAGGAAGATTACCAGAAGCAACTCAAGAAAGAATCTGCCAATTAG